caccctctaaggcccattcttttctgtttcaggctgcaccttcacaacaggGCTGTTCTTGCTGTTAGTGTTATTGGTTCTTGTTAGACTGTTGGACTTGCTGTTGCAACTCCCTATTGACTGCTGTttattgttttcggtgagcctggtagctagggatttccaCGTGTGAGAAGgtaatgtcctgcttgtcctctgagaaagcaacgTTATTCAGCTGTAGCatatgttctcagaggacagcaaatAAACATTCTCAAataccctcccacttcccctaGGAATTGCATTCTCTGTGCTTTTTTATCCAACTGCAGGTCCTGTGTGAGTCAGGCAGacaggaaggcactcatgcatgtaaGTTtggggcagcgggcaggcaagactggggatctttcctaccTGCCCCGAAgcatccactggacaaccagttgccttcttcaggtatgggACCCTGtagcgggcgggcgggagggagggaggagagccggctctcCCTgaataacaaccggctcgcaaaattgtaaaaaatttaacaatcggctcttgcgagctggctccagcacaccactgaatagaACACTGGGCAGTGCCACACCAGGGCTGTATGAATGATGTTGCCCATATGTATGTCcttttgtcctcagagaacacttgTTGGTGAATGCATCCCACACTTGCTTGTGTTACCTTCTCGAGTCTCGACTACTCCATGCTCAGTGCTCTCCCTAGCTCAGGCAGCCTTTTTGTTTACAGTCTCCAGAGCATGTGTGGGTCTTCCTGCCTTCCCAATatcctctcctctctttcttcagTTCTATTTTCGCTATGGTTTGTTCAAATGCTACTTGTCTCCTCACTCTTAAGTGTGCCTGCATGTCCCCTGCTTGTCAAAAAGAGGAATTAGTgggtcaaggaaaggaaattactaATTTGTATAACTTTCTTGAATTTCAGTATTTAACAGAACCACAATCTTTTTAGGTAAAATGTCTGAAAAGCTCCGAAGATGCAGACGGGAATTGACAGCAGCAATTGACAGAGCCTTTGAAGACATTGTAGCTTCTTCCTTCTTTAATTCACAGCACGGTCATATAAATAAACATCCTGTAGGCTGGCCAGTGTGCTCTACTATCTCTTCTCCCAAAGCAAACCAACTTGTTTATAGGAGAAATGCCACCATGGTCACCTCCTGCCTcaacccaccttttcccacctgttATTCTCTGGAAAATGTGAAACCAGCTTTACAAGTCAGTCATATTCCAATGAATGCAAAtcaaattttggaatgtccaaaACGAAGACCTCTGACTAGCAAAGAAAACTTTTTCATTTATAATTCCTCTTGTGTGCCTGACAGACAGCCTATGAAAACCCCAGGAATTAGTGACAGCTGGAGAAAAGAAAATGTAAGGTAAGGATTTTAGTTTTTCTTTTACTGTTGTTATTTGCTAGCACAGATATATTAGAATAACTGTCTTTTGAGCTGATGTGACATGCAATATGTATTGTAGGTCTTATTTTATACAATacatattctctgaggacaagcaagccagTTGTATTCTCACTTCTGAGTTATGTTATCCGATGAAGTCTGGTGTGGACACTGACTAGCGAGATGAATgtagaactttctagcagtgtCCCTCCACACATTTGCTGGTGCCTTTTCCACCCAACTTGCAAGCTCAAGTCCCTCAGTCTTAATTTTTCTGCAGAACAGGGAGGACGCATCTTCGTGTTCTCAtcgcagtgcattttttttctctcatattGCAGTGCCTTCCTGTGGGTATTTTTCTCCCTTTTGTAATTCTTTTCTCaataatctttattttatttccttttagTTATTTTTAGTACTTTTGGCATGCAAGTTTCCTTTTTCACGTGTTGCTAAGACCGCTTAGGCCGGAGCACCGATCTCAGTTTGAACACTGTCCCTTTTTACAGTTCACAATTGAGGCATTTAATTTGTCCATGATTCTTTTTTCGATGTCTAAGAAGACACCCAGGGTAATTTCTATATCGGACCTGCACTCAtggtgcattgggtgccttgtgcctaaccatgagcctaactcttgttctctttgtttgaaaatgcagttgaggacacagagaGCATGACAGATCCAGCAGGAGAAATGTTTTGGTTCTTCAAAGGCCAATCCATTGATATCGGTACCAGAAGCATCAACCTTGATGTCTGCTCTGACTTCAGCTACCACTGAGAGTGCACTGGCATCAAGGGGGTCTCCGCTTCTCTTGATACCAGGTGCTGAAAGTAGGCCCTGGGACCAGTCAGTATCAGACCAGACACTGAGGGCATGTATGAGCTTGACATCATACCAAAGGACTGCGATGCTGAGCGTCAGGGGAAGCCTAAGAAGCATAAGCATCGATCCTCTTCGATGCACGGTGCTGGGAGCATTGGGGGATCGACATTGCTAGTACCTGAGAAGCACCGGTACTGGGAGCAGTACTCCCCTTCTTTGGTAGAGGTGCTGGTGTGCAAGTCTCCGAGCAGTCAGGTTCCTGCTTCCGGTTTGGCACTGATTCCTTCTCAGGCTGCCTTTTTCCCAGCTCCCCTATTTTTGCTGATGCCTTCCTTTGATGAGCAGTATTgagccatgctcagggaggagctggcacagaTACTGTAGTTGCACTCTGCTCAGTCATCGAGGATGCTTGCCAACTGCAGATcagccccagattcttcctgaggctccTACGATGCCTGTGGAGACATTCTTGGTTCTGGCATCTTAAATGGTGTCGACATTCACCCGTGCAGTACTGCTCTTGACTTTGGGGGAGGAAACTTCCCCTGGGGTCTGAGGGTAGGACTGTACCTCAGTTCCTCTGAGCTGGGGCAGGCACAGATTCACTCAGTCCAGTCTGAGTATGGTGAGGAGTCTGATTGGGGCCACTCATGAGACTCAAAAGAAGACCCTcattacttcttggaggaggaTGCTTATTATGGGGTCCCTTTTGATTCCTCCTTGCCTCAAGAGAGATATAAGTCTCCACTGAAAGCTTTCTTTCACTGTTTTTTTCAAGGAGATGGCTtcagccatcccatttaagttggagacagaGGAGGAGCCCAAGGCAGAGATGTTATCTGTTCTGGACTATGAGTCACCTCCTAAGGAAGGGTTCATAGTACCATTGCACCCTGTCCTTAAAGGTGCATTGacgaagaactgggaatctcccttCTCAGTGCAGGTC
This is a stretch of genomic DNA from Microcaecilia unicolor chromosome 6, aMicUni1.1, whole genome shotgun sequence. It encodes these proteins:
- the C6H3orf62 gene encoding uncharacterized protein C3orf62 homolog, which produces MSEKLRRCRRELTAAIDRAFEDIVASSFFNSQHGHINKHPVGWPVCSTISSPKANQLVYRRNATMVTSCLNPPFPTCYSLENVKPALQVSHIPMNANQILECPKRRPLTSKENFFIYNSSCVPDRQPMKTPGISDSWRKENVRTDDRCSKAAETNVAFSDCQEITEDLLDITEDTNIWTIEKLTEKLEFEHGMDGVCSCPEASPFKEEMLSLFLDVSTINTTDAESKQEGLKATDEDKIIETVLDMEEDYNLLTAV